One stretch of Heliangelus exortis chromosome 24, bHelExo1.hap1, whole genome shotgun sequence DNA includes these proteins:
- the LOC139807068 gene encoding uncharacterized protein: protein MGNSLGCVKEPKEKAAGKAPLSPKKRVRFKRKWRGKRKAMPEAAPQEELPALGEDEEVLKKSEAAPGQEGGEDPAGSRHGSGDPDPSALPPGLIVQVKQRFQGEVQKARLVLEPRRAAAAGRAALEEGTTVIARLLDNPAERDCEKAVSRLVQLQRSGTGCCRAVLLPLPGGGTDGPAQPFLFPAREPGKSRELGTGSSLDAWRKGGSNDPSSSTAWTCSSAAEPGTVSELSTPSPMVDQLENPGVGRTSGLSSSRAREGDEHGLLTSCSPSSISAARSSSGYGSDPARRPAKGNGAGRTTASPSEGGHRLTAEGRAWRGSSGTAGGMVSVYVHPHPLFGAGWEKLV, encoded by the coding sequence ATGGGGAATTCTCTGGGCTGTGTTAAAGAGCCGAAGGAAAAAGCTGCGGGCAAGGCACCCCTGTCTCCCAAAAAAAGGGTCCGCTTTAAACGCAagtggagagggaagaggaaagccATGCCAGAGGCAGCCCCgcaggaggagctgccagccctgggcgAGGATGAGGAGGTGCTGAAGAAGTCAGAGGCAGCCCccgggcaggagggaggagaggaccCCGCCGGGAGCCGGCACGGATCTGGAGACCCCGACCCGTCGGCTCTGCCCCCCGGGCTCATCGTGCAGGTGAAGCAGCGGTTCCAAGGGGAGGTGCAGAAAGCTCGGCTGGTGCTGGAGCCGCGGCGGGCGGCTGCTGCGGGCAGGGCTGCCCTGGAGGAAGGCACCACCGTCATCGCCCGCCTGCTGGACAACCCGGCCGAGAGGGACTGCGAGAAGGCGGTGAGCCGGCTGgtccagctgcagaggagcGGGACCGGCTGCTGCCGAGCCgtgctgctgcccctgcccgGGGGGGGAACCGAtggccctgcccagcccttccTGTTCCCAGCCAGGGAGCCGGGGAAGAGCCGGGAGCTGGGGACCGGCAGCTCCCTGGAtgcctggaggaaaggaggcagcaatgaccccagctccagcaccgCCTGGACCTGCTCCTCTGCGGCAGAGCCGGGCACCGTTTCGGAGCTGTCTACGCCATCCCCCATGGTGGATCAGCTGGAAAACCCCGGTGTGGGGAGAACCTCAGGGTTGTCATCGTCTCGGGCCAGGGAGGGAGATGAGCATGGACTGCTGACCTCTTGTAGCCCGTCCTCCATCAGTGCTGCCCGCAGCTCCTCGGGGTACGGCAGCGACCCGGCACGCCGGCCGGCCAAGGGCAATGGAGCTGGGAGGACCACGGCATCTCCCTCTGAAGGTGGCCACAGGCTCACTGCAGAGGGCCGGGCATGGAGGGGGAGCTCGGGGACAGCTGGAGGAATGGTCAGTGTCTACGTGCATCCTCACCCCCTTTTTGGAGCGGGGTGGGAGAAGCTGGTTTAG